The proteins below come from a single Miscanthus floridulus cultivar M001 chromosome 1, ASM1932011v1, whole genome shotgun sequence genomic window:
- the LOC136497830 gene encoding copper-transporting ATPase PAA1, chloroplastic-like, which produces MEAAVATTTSTRVPLPLLPTAGRPLLPSGLARPRRGFASISATTSTFGAGGSGGGGRISGGGGGGGGGGDDSGAGAAAAAAAVAALGEAEQQADGDSDAIVLHVGGMSCCGCAAKVKRILESQPEVAAATVDVEKATALVWMTPEAKATKDWQKQLAEKLANHLTSCGFQSHLQGEGEAEQTDS; this is translated from the exons ATGGAGGCCGCGGTGGCCACGACCACGAGTACGAGGGTGCCCCTCCCTCTGCTGCCCACCGCGGGGAGGCCCCTGCTCCCGTCGGGCCTGGCGCGGCCCCGCCGCGGGTTCGCCTCCATCTCCGCAACCACCTCCACATTCGGCgcaggcggcagcggcggcggaggccgcatatctggtggtggtggcggcggcggcggcggtggggacgACTCCGGTGCCGGTGCGGCAGCGGCCGCCGCGGCTGTGGCGGCTCTGGGTGAGGCCGAGCAGCAGGCTGACGGCGACTCCGACGCAATCGTGCTCCATGTCGGG GGAATGTCTTGCTGCGGATGCGCGGCCAAGGTGAAGCGGATTCTCGAGAGCCAG CCTGAGGTTGCTGCAGCTACAGTTGACGTCGAAAAGGCCACCGCTCTTGTGTGGATGACACCTGAAGCGAAGGCTACCAAAGATTGGCAAAAGCAATTGGCCGAGAAGCTTGCCAATCATCTCACCTCTTGCGGGTTCCAGTCTCATCTGCAAG GTGAAGGCGAAGCTGAACAAACTGATTCTTGA